In one Spirosoma rigui genomic region, the following are encoded:
- a CDS encoding anti-sigma factor, with protein MNVTEYIASGILESYVMGAVSDQERREVECLSAIYPEIRNELDELSKAIENYALLHSLEPPAELKAKLMEQLDFNEQQPAIIRPMPVDRDSAPTYRSTWIVAASVGLLVLIFSFFLLSELRTNQNTMASLRTTNSSLASEVKQLRDHQSQTDQTLALLRQPGTRTLELKGNEKAPNGSMLVFWNARTQQVAVEVQSLPALPADQQYQLWSLVDGRPIDAGVFDATASSQPVQRLNRAIGRADAFAVTVEKRGGSPSPTLSTLLAMTPTSV; from the coding sequence ATGAACGTAACGGAGTACATAGCTTCCGGCATTCTGGAGTCTTACGTCATGGGCGCAGTGAGCGACCAGGAACGACGTGAGGTCGAATGCCTGTCGGCTATTTATCCGGAAATCCGGAATGAGCTGGACGAGTTATCGAAAGCGATCGAAAACTACGCCCTGCTTCACAGTCTGGAGCCACCCGCCGAGCTGAAAGCGAAGCTGATGGAACAACTTGACTTTAACGAACAACAGCCTGCTATTATCCGTCCGATGCCCGTTGATCGGGACTCGGCTCCTACGTACCGCAGCACCTGGATCGTAGCCGCTTCGGTTGGGTTGCTGGTCCTTATCTTTTCGTTCTTCCTGCTGTCGGAACTGCGCACGAACCAGAATACGATGGCGTCGCTCCGTACTACCAACAGTTCGCTGGCTTCCGAAGTAAAGCAACTCCGCGATCATCAGTCGCAAACTGACCAGACGCTGGCGTTGCTTCGCCAGCCCGGTACCCGTACGCTGGAACTGAAAGGCAACGAGAAAGCGCCAAACGGTAGCATGCTTGTTTTCTGGAATGCCCGCACGCAGCAGGTAGCGGTTGAGGTTCAGTCATTACCCGCCCTACCCGCCGATCAGCAGTACCAGCTGTGGTCCCTTGTCGATGGTAGACCGATTGACGCGGGCGTATTCGATGCCACCGCATCGAGTCAGCCGGTGCAGCGCCTGAACCGAGCCATTGGCCGGGCTGACGCCTTCGCAGTAACGGTAGAGAAGCGGGGGGGCAGTCCAAGCCCTACCCTGTCAACTCTGCTCGCCATGACACCAACTAGTGTTTAG
- a CDS encoding RNA polymerase sigma factor, which produces MKRQSSLVSESVLIEKLNRRDQQAFQWLYDQYSPALYGVVLRIVRDEEQAQDVLQDIFVKIWKNLDAYDASKGRLFTWMLNVSRNTAIDALRARKSQPSSAIRTDEDNVHIVDRQHNTQQPNPEHIGVQDIVSQLRPERKQLIDLVYFAGYTHEEAAEELNLPLGTVKTRIRAALQELKQLFKS; this is translated from the coding sequence GTGAAACGCCAGTCATCCCTAGTCTCCGAAAGTGTACTGATCGAAAAGCTGAACAGGCGCGATCAGCAGGCTTTTCAATGGCTTTACGATCAGTATTCGCCCGCTCTTTATGGGGTCGTGTTACGCATCGTGCGTGACGAGGAGCAGGCGCAGGATGTCCTGCAGGACATATTTGTGAAGATCTGGAAAAATCTGGATGCCTACGATGCCAGTAAGGGCCGGCTGTTTACCTGGATGCTAAATGTTTCCAGGAACACGGCCATCGATGCATTGCGCGCCCGTAAGTCTCAGCCATCCAGTGCAATCCGAACCGACGAGGACAACGTACATATTGTTGACCGGCAGCATAATACCCAGCAGCCTAATCCCGAGCACATTGGCGTTCAGGATATTGTAAGCCAACTACGCCCCGAACGGAAGCAGTTAATTGACTTGGTTTATTTTGCCGGTTACACGCACGAAGAAGCCGCCGAAGAGCTCAACTTGCCCCTCGGTACGGTGAAGACTCGAATTCGGGCCGCTCTGCAGGAACTTAAGCAACTATTTAAATCATGA
- the msrB gene encoding peptide-methionine (R)-S-oxide reductase MsrB, translating into MKHTLLLLIPAWLLSSVLAVNACQSSASDQTATTKHVVDDTPPGGRRVVKTNAEWKKILTPDQYAVLREHGTERAGTSPLNSIHDHGTFYCAGCHNPLFSSDTKFDSGTGWPSFYAPIAKNAVKEDKDASYGMVRTEVLCNVCGGHLGHVFDDGPKPTGLRYCMNGVAMTFEKKK; encoded by the coding sequence ATGAAACACACCCTGCTTCTGTTAATACCGGCCTGGTTGCTCTCTAGTGTGCTGGCCGTCAACGCCTGCCAGTCCAGCGCGTCGGATCAAACGGCAACAACAAAACACGTTGTCGACGATACCCCTCCGGGCGGCCGTCGGGTCGTTAAAACCAATGCCGAATGGAAGAAAATCCTGACGCCCGATCAGTATGCAGTCCTGCGCGAGCATGGTACGGAGCGGGCGGGTACCAGTCCCCTGAACAGTATTCACGACCACGGCACATTTTACTGCGCGGGCTGTCATAACCCCTTATTCTCGTCAGATACGAAGTTCGATTCCGGAACGGGCTGGCCCAGTTTCTACGCACCCATCGCCAAAAATGCGGTGAAAGAAGACAAAGACGCCAGCTACGGTATGGTTCGGACGGAGGTACTCTGCAATGTATGTGGCGGCCACCTGGGTCACGTCTTCGACGATGGTCCGAAACCAACGGGTCTGCGGTACTGCATGAATGGCGTAGCCATGACGTTTGAGAAAAAGAAATAA